In Tripterygium wilfordii isolate XIE 37 chromosome 17, ASM1340144v1, whole genome shotgun sequence, the genomic window AAGCAAAGCTCAAACAGTAcgttatttaaaattttattacattgttcgaACATCTTATTACGTTGTTTTAAcctcttattatattgttcgagtatcttattacattgtttaataaATTTGGCCGTTGTTTTTGTAGGAACCAAATACCTAGAAGTATGAACTTTACAAAGTAGAGCTCAAACAGTACgttgtttaaaattttattacattgttcgaACATCTTATTACGTTGTTTCAAcctcttattatattgttcgagtatcttattacattgtttaataaATTTGGCTATTGTTGTTGCAAGAACCAAGGACCCAAAAATATGAGCTTTACAAAGTGGAGCTCAAACAATACATTCCAATCTCGTATCCTCTAAGGCTGTAGAAACACAAAGATGAGAGTAGTTGGTCTCTTTCTCTTCGAATCTACTCTCATGATTgtcgaaaaataaaaatttagcgAGAACCAAGCTGGGTCAAAAATACTCGTTTGGGTCTAGAACTGGCTCGGGCACTTCCGGCTGTTGTTATGGTCGAAAATGGTTGCAAAATGTTGCCCTTGGTTCAGTCAGTCAAAAGGAACCAACGGTTGGCTAAAAAGTTACTGGAGTTGGCCAGATCTAGCTCATTTAGGCGACGGTGGTCATGACATTGTAGGGGATTATCCAACGATTCTCACAGTTGTCCACTGCTAATGATGGATGAGTTTTGTTACTGGGGACATGATACTTAGTTGGTATGGTGGTCAGATGGAGGAGTTTGGCCATTGGCCATGGAAACTAGCGGCTTGGAGCTGcaaaataagagagaaaatggtggagagagaaagaagaaaagaaataaaaaaaggaaataagagAGTGAATGcatataagagagagagaaagaaattacaaaagaaccagaatatatattttatttaaaatgctCCTATGTGACATGATGATTTTTCATGCCACATAGGCTATGTataattatgtacaaaaaacctatgtacaaatatcattttccttttttttttttttggctcagCTACCCTACCAAGCCGAGCCATTCACCTTTACTGCAATTCTGCAAAATATGTACGAGCCCCTTCTAATgggaaaacaaaatttaatgagGATTTAGTTCATCCCACACATACACGCCATAGGtatctcaatttcaattcaaatatGAAATTGATTCACACTCcatgtttttgagaaatttttaccatctaaaaagaggaaaaaactgAGTGTTTGTTTAAAGAAATGCGTAAATTTTATTGaagtcaaaatgagaaaaaaaaaattggattgaAATGGGAGAGGGAGGATTTAAATTCTGATCACCAACATGATAAATACAATCTTTATTACTTCAACTAATGGCTCGAGTGAAAAAATTGGATTGTCTACCTACAtcttttgtacttttttttaattattaacaCAAATCTTACATATGATTaacttaaaaatataaataaaaaagggtTGCACTTAAAACGCACCGTTTGAAATAGTAGAATAGAAAGAGTGAAAGACCACGTTCCACATAGACCGTTCGTTCTTGTCCAAAACCAGCATTCGATGACCACCTGAGAGAGAGTGAACAGGGAAGCAAATGGGTTCATCATCTCATCTTCTTCAATCTCTCCCGCAAATGCCTCCTCCTTCAACAGTTCCCGCTAATCTACCTCTACCTTCACTCCCTTCGCACTTTAGTTCCCCCGGCGCACGACCACGGATTTCATACGTAGCTTGTGCTGGAAAAAGAAGCAGCAGCACGGACGATTATCACGCCACTCTCCGAGCCCTCAACTCCAAAGGCCGTTCCCCTAGAAAATCTCTCGGTCAGGTGCCTCTTATTCACTTCACGTCGCTGTTATTATTACTGTTACAAGAGGGCTAGTTGTTTCTTCATTGAAGCTTTTTAACAAACAGTTAGTTGGCATGTTGCAGCATtacatgctcaattctaccatAAACGAGGAGCTTGCGCGCGTGGGAAATGTTGAAGAAGGAGACCTGGTGCTCGAGATTGGACCAGGCACTGGTTCCTTGACTAACGTTCTCATTGATGCCGGTGCCACCATTCTCGCTATTGAGAAAGTAAGCAAGCCGGAGTCTTTAATACAGTTGAGGAAAAAATATTTGCTTCTACATTGTTATCCTCATCTTGAATCCCAGATTATACAGTGTTTTTGCGGGAGCTTTTGAATTTCTGGTCGtgtcaaatgaaaatttaacaACCTTGAATTTCCGTATCACACTCAGAGAGAATATTTCTTGTAGGATCCACACATGGCTGCTCTTGTAAGGGAAAGATTTTCAAGTACTGGCCGTTTGAAGGTAAATTCCGCAATCTATATTTGGGTGCATTTCTGGGTTGATAATATTTAAAAACCATCTGATATAAAATTAAAGGTTTTGCAAGAGGACTTTGTTAGGTGCCACATTCGCTCCCATATGTTGCCATTGTTGGAAAGTGTAACTTCATCAAATGCTAAGCCAAGATATGCAAAAGTAAGCAGCCAAGATCATATCCTCTGTAATTTGATTCTATCGACTTTAATTTGTATTGATTACTTAATGTTGTTTTTGAAGAAGATGTTTTATTCGTGAGCATCACAAAGTGTTATTTTCTGTATTTGAGGGCATGCTATGATGGCTAAATTTTTCTCTTTTGCAGGTTGTCTCCAACATTCCTTTCAATATAAGCAAAGATGTAGTCAAACAACTTCTTCCGATGGGAgatgtgttctcagaagttgTTCTCTTGCTCCAGGTTATTGTCATCACCTCTCTGTAGTAGCTTTTATATattgaatttataaaaattaaccAACTCTTAAATGATTCAAAGATTATTATTCAAATTAGTATGAAGTCAAAATTCCATTTTGTGTTTGTGCATATTACAATGACAATAAAAGTATCATCAGTGCTGGACAATAAGACATATTTAACTGAACTGACAAAGACACTAAAAGTTTTGGGAttgataattttattataaGACACGAGGCGTAGATAGTTTAAACAAATGACGGTATTTTCATCTAAAAGTTCTTGAAGAAGCAAGTGGAATAATATCCGGTGCCCTTGGGTTGGATTGGAAATCTGCAACATATGAAGATCTATTCTGTTTAAATGAATTGTTATCAATAAGATTGCAAATACTAGAAGGTTCTGACTTGATAGATAAAATAGCATGGTCTTTGTGCTCCTTCCCTTTATTGATGTTCTGTTTTGCCTTTTGTACTACTCTAAGACTGTGCAGATGCCAAGTTGGTGGATAAAAGAGAATCATCATTCTTTTCCAAACTCTGTCCAGattcaaataattttcaatCTGGCTGTTATTTCTACTTATTGCCAGTATGATAATCTAGAATATTTTCAGGAGGAAACAGCTTTGCGCCTGGTGGAAGCATCTTTAAGAACATCAGAGTATCGACCCATCAACATATTTGTGAATTTTTATTCAGGTATGGTGATTGTTAATCTAATTAAATGCTAAATTAACTTCATTTGGATTAAGTGTCAGGCCAGGTGTTAAGTATCGACATTTTGTATGAGATTTAAAGTCTCATCTTGAGTAATTATGGATAGAGTGTGAAAATTTGTTCACCAATGCTGAGCAACTTTCAGCTCAATAAAATGGTGGGCCGCACTGAGGTTAAGTTACAAACTTGAAGCAGTTACATTCAAAAACTTCAGGTTTCTGTCATTCTGTGAGACCTATTTGTTCTATgacttcatttttctttctgtGATGTTGATTTGATAGTCATAGATGTTCATTCGGGAATATTATATTCTTATGGTACCATGATTTCTAAAGCAATGcatgttatttatttatgacTTAGCTCTGTAAAATGTTGCTTTCTTTTTCAGAGCCAGAATACAAAATGAAGGTCACAAGGTCAAACTTTTTCCCCCAGCCCAATGTAGGTGATACGTTTACTAAAGAATTTTGATGCATTCTTTATAGTATCACCTCCCCAATATGGATAAAAACCATGAAGTCACAGTAAAGTTAAACAAACCTTGTTCATATTACCAAATGAACCGTTTatacaagaaaattttcaattttacttCATTGATGAATGTGGATTTCAGTTTTAACTGATCATACATACTTTTTGTAGGTTGATGCAGCTGTTGTGACTTTTAAGCTAAAGCCGACTGCAGACTATCCGCCAGTTTCCTGCACCAGAAGCTTCTTCTCaatggttttttttccccttactgGGCTTCTTAGCTTTGAACTTATTGCATACATTACATTTCTTCTCCAGTAAGCTCTAACACAGTAGAAATAGCTTGCTGGATAGCAATGTCGCAACTCACAACCTAAGCCAAACCCGGCAGTTCAGATTGACATTTTCCTTAATTTTGCTCTGATGAGACAGAAATGTTTAAGCCCTATGTCTGGTATATGACCATTATTTGTCGCCAATTgcatcaatcatcatcatgcataCTTTCTAGTTGCTGGGTCATTTGCTTCGAGTTCTTTCTGGTGACATGCTTTCACTGGTCATGTACATAGGTGAATTCTGCGTTCAATGGGAAACGTAAGATGTTGCGAAAATCACTTCAGCATATATGTGCATCCCCTGAAATCGAGAAAGCCCTTGAGAATATTGGTTGTGCACCCACCGTAAGTGCTTACACCCTTTCTTCCACCTTTCTGCGGTTTAATAGTTTTTATTTCTGtaatttatttcattgaatTATTTTCTCTCATGCCATGATGATTCATGCAGTCAAGACCAGAGGAACTTACCTTAGATGATTTTGTCAAGTTACATAATTTACTTGTGAAAGTATAGAGCTTCTAGTGCTCTGGTGAGGGCCAGTAGCCAAGTACTTACACTCGAGAAAATACAAGGGTGGTTCTACATCATCCGAGCTTTGCAGCAAGATTAACGGCGGGAACATTGAAGGTCTCCGTGTCATGGGATTTCATCAGAACAAGCGATTTTGGATATAGTTTATCTCGAGTAAAGGCCGCCTAGATGTATTCGTAACGCCCTAACATGCTTCTGAGATCTGAGAAATCATGCAAGTCATTATGTTCTGCTGACAAGGTGTGTTACCAAGAAGCAACAATTCAAATACTACTCGAAGCTCTTGTTATCAAATGTTCCTGTAGTTATGGAATTACTGGATACTTGCGTAATTGTAAATATATCTCAGTACTTGTATTTTGCAGAATTCATGGTTCAGCATGGATTAAATTATAGCCGAACAAAGTTGAATTCATGATGCATGTATCCATTCATAACTTACAGAGGAGTCTCTAATTCAAGATGATACTGAGAAAATTTGTGAAGCAAGGAACACAGCTAGTCCAATCAAATTGGTAGACAAGGAATTCAGCTATACCTATAAGGTTA contains:
- the LOC119982699 gene encoding ribosomal RNA small subunit methyltransferase, chloroplastic isoform X2, with protein sequence MLNSTINEELARVGNVEEGDLVLEIGPGTGSLTNVLIDAGATILAIEKDPHMAALVRERFSSTGRLKVLQEDFVRCHIRSHMLPLLESVTSSNAKPRYAKVVSNIPFNISKDVVKQLLPMGDVFSEVVLLLQEETALRLVEASLRTSEYRPINIFVNFYSEPEYKMKVTRSNFFPQPNVDAAVVTFKLKPTADYPPVSCTRSFFSMVNSAFNGKRKMLRKSLQHICASPEIEKALENIGCAPTSRPEELTLDDFVKLHNLLVKV
- the LOC119982699 gene encoding ribosomal RNA small subunit methyltransferase, chloroplastic isoform X1, whose product is MGSSSHLLQSLPQMPPPSTVPANLPLPSLPSHFSSPGARPRISYVACAGKRSSSTDDYHATLRALNSKGRSPRKSLGQHYMLNSTINEELARVGNVEEGDLVLEIGPGTGSLTNVLIDAGATILAIEKDPHMAALVRERFSSTGRLKVLQEDFVRCHIRSHMLPLLESVTSSNAKPRYAKVVSNIPFNISKDVVKQLLPMGDVFSEVVLLLQEETALRLVEASLRTSEYRPINIFVNFYSEPEYKMKVTRSNFFPQPNVDAAVVTFKLKPTADYPPVSCTRSFFSMVNSAFNGKRKMLRKSLQHICASPEIEKALENIGCAPTSRPEELTLDDFVKLHNLLVKV